Proteins encoded by one window of Silvibacterium dinghuense:
- a CDS encoding 4Fe-4S dicluster domain-containing protein: protein MDAFQAAYNYPELVEVAATKTQATPEQLSAQLKQFALAHEADDVGIAPMDPLYVFEGYSVEEPWVIVLGLAHNYERLREVPSDETNGVGVCDVGDQYAKGTRSSYALSNWIRSQGYNASPYPGPSAGALALIPPAIAAGLGELGKHGSLISRYFGAGVRLAGIATDMPLVADFPDHFGADEFCATCQVCTNACPPGAIVPQKQMVRGVERWYVDFDKCIPYFAEAASCGICIAECPWTRPTARPKLLATMERRLRQLEPEKIEQSR, encoded by the coding sequence ATGGATGCGTTTCAGGCTGCCTATAACTATCCTGAACTGGTTGAAGTTGCGGCGACAAAGACCCAGGCCACGCCGGAGCAGCTTTCTGCTCAATTGAAGCAGTTCGCTCTTGCCCACGAGGCCGATGACGTGGGCATCGCTCCAATGGACCCGCTCTATGTTTTTGAGGGCTACAGCGTTGAGGAGCCCTGGGTCATCGTGCTCGGTCTTGCGCACAATTACGAACGCCTCAGGGAAGTTCCTTCCGACGAGACGAATGGCGTCGGAGTCTGTGATGTCGGCGATCAGTATGCGAAGGGCACGCGCTCCTCTTACGCGCTCTCAAACTGGATTCGCTCGCAAGGCTACAACGCCAGCCCGTATCCCGGACCCTCCGCAGGGGCGCTGGCACTCATTCCTCCCGCCATCGCCGCCGGTCTTGGTGAGCTCGGCAAGCATGGCTCGCTGATCAGCCGGTATTTCGGCGCAGGTGTGCGTCTTGCGGGAATCGCCACCGATATGCCTCTTGTGGCCGATTTTCCGGATCACTTCGGCGCCGATGAGTTCTGTGCTACCTGCCAGGTTTGTACCAATGCCTGCCCTCCCGGTGCCATTGTTCCGCAAAAGCAAATGGTGCGCGGCGTTGAGCGATGGTATGTGGACTTCGACAAATGCATTCCGTACTTTGCTGAGGCCGCATCCTGCGGTATTTGCATTGCAGAGTGCCCCTGGACGCGTCCGACAGCGCGACCAAAGCTGCTTGCCACGATGGAGCGGCGGCTGCGCCAACTCGAACCAGAAAAGATTGAGCAGAGCAGATGA